Part of the Lotus japonicus ecotype B-129 chromosome 6, LjGifu_v1.2 genome, GTTAACGCTGTGTTGCGCTATTTCGGCTATGTACGTGCCTGGTATTTCATGGGTGCTCTAGAGATTTGCCACAATCTCATGCAAGCGGCCCACTTGGCAACTCATATAGATGACTTCATCAAGTGTATGCTGCACTCCATACACCACCCGTAAGGGATATGAAATTTTAAAAGCCTCACGCTTATCATCACCTCAATGCAAACAAGCACATCTCACACTTTACACCTTAGAAATGGACAAATAATCGTAGTGCTTACATAACTAATAAGTGAACTGTTTTTACCCATATGAACTTTATTCATGGGATCTCCAATCACAAAGGTTGGGTTACCATcatttgttaatttttaatgGCTAAATCACATTCCCTCGATGTTTTGTTAATTTCCATTATAGAGAGAACTTGCCAAATCCTCTCCTCAGTTAATCAACGAATATGAAGCTGCTTCATCACATATCAATCACATGTATGTTTCACCATCAAAACTTTTGCTATTTGTCATAGCTATTGCTGCTGTTTAATATTtctattccaaagaaatatttACTGAATAATTTCCCATCAACCTAGCCTCATATACATGTATCTAAATTACTTTCAAAACACCATGCATTAAATTTGAAAGAAaactagtttcaaaaaaaaaaaattgaaagaaaactaTAAACCAGGTGTCATGATTGTATAATATGTTACTTTGGATTTAGCAAAAGATATAAACATTAATTTGAAAGAGAATCACGTCgttaagaaataaaataaataaagagttTGTATGCTGAATGAAACAAGGACAATAATTTATTCAATTTCTCAAAATATTTAGAATGGAAAAAAGAaactgttttattcataatttcataaacgcagaaaaaaaaaaactttactcCATGATTGCAAAAAAGACTAGAAAACATTTCACTCGGAGACATTAAGAACAAAGAGTCCTTGATCATTGTAGCCTTTGCCCAAAAAGGTGTCATTTTTCGTCATGACAATCTTGTCAGAATCAAAGACCACTTTTATCCCAGATTTTCCTAGCAGTGCCACAGAAATCAAATTTGTCCTTATTGCAGGCACATGAAGCACATTGGTCAAAGCTAATGTCTTTCCAGATGTCAGCTTAAGAAGAACTTTTCCTTTCCCAAGAACTGGAGTAGTCCTTGAGTCTCCAAGATACACATGTTCTTCTTCAACCCCTACATGAGTGTAGGAGGTAAACACATCTTTGTTTCCACAAATGTGCTTGGTAGCTCCAGAGTCTACCACCCATTTCTTAACATCAGTCACGACATGATATGGGTTATCAGGTCAGCAAGAGAATGTTGCTTCTGTTTGTGCTTCAGTTGTTGTTTTTAGTCATTCCAGGATTCAGGCAACTTTTTGATGAGGATCCCAGCTATGAACTCATCCGGCAAAGAAATATTCTCAGCCTTCAAGTCCTCAATCAGTTTGTGATATTCATTGATTTGAGCATTGATGTCCTTGTCTTCAGACATCTCCCATCGGTAGTAGTTTCCAATCACGAACTTCTGCTTCCCAGCATCCTCAGCAGTGTACTTCAGATTCATGGACTCCCAAATTTCCCAGGCCTCTTTGTAGGAGCAGTAGTCAGTAGACATCAAAAAGCTCATTAGAAAAAGTACTTAAAATTGTATGCCTACAtacagtgttattaaactcagACCGGACCGGTCGGTTCGACCGGTTACCCGGGAACCGGCCCCTAGTCCGGTTCGAGCCGAGGATCAGATCGGCCATGCAAACCGCCCGGTGCGAACCGGAAAGACCCGACCGGTTCGATTAAAAAATCGGTGACCCGGCCCCTTACGGTTGGACCGGTtcgttattaaaaaaaaattccaaaaccaAAACAACGTCGTTTCACGATAGGGCTACTGTTATCGACATCCTTTCATGAGATCACTTCACCTGGCCGCCTCTGGCTGCCACCGGCGTGCGAATCCACCTCCacctgtgtgtgtgtgtgtgtgtgtgtgagagagagagagagagagagagagagagagagagatggcaCAAAGCTTGTGCTGTGCGGCTGCTTTGTTGTGCTTTGGTGCTGCGACGTTACGTTATTATCTGATGTCTCATGTCCTTTTAGACTTTTAGtatatattgatatttttttattgatttataTCTCTATTGGCCCAACGGGTTTGCTTTGTGCATTAAATCcccatttgataaaaaaaaaaactgaaaaaagttGTGGTATGTTGCATAAATAAACAAAAGTAAGTAGGATAAAAACAACAACTAGTTAAAATTATGagaattaataatatttttaggtGAAATCACAATAGTAATTATGAGAAATATAATACTAATATGAGTTTGTTTGAACCTATTAATGGTTTTAATTTACAATTTGAAATTATTAGATGATATTAActtgtattattttttttaaaataatattaatatattccaagtcaaacggttcaaccagtgacccagtggtcAGACCAGTGACCCATTGACTCAGTGCCCTGACTGAGTCGATCACCGgacgagtttaataacactgccTACATACCTTATTAGAATGAGTCCAAATGTTATGTTGATTAGGATCCACCGGCAAAGAGTCGGTGAGAGCTGCAGCAACTCCATGCATGTCGAGGACAGAAAAGACACGCTCTTGCCATCTTCTGAAATTTTGACCTTCAAAAACCTCAATTTTGGAGATGTCAGGGAATGGTTTTGCAAAGGTAACAACAGGAGTAGCAGTGAGAGTCGTAGGAGTGGCAACGACGACAGGAGTAGTGACAACGACATTGTTAGTTGGAGGATGAGCGATTTTGTTGTTGTCTTCCATTGATAAACTCTTGAGATTGTTGGAAAATTACAAAGAAGGACAACAAAATTATGATTGATATCTCTCAAAGTTACAAATTACAAAAGTCTGAGGCGTGTGTTGACACTGTCCTCAAGAGTTTATTCGCTCGAGATGCGATAACTCCCCAAGATACAACATACTCTTCTAACAACTTGTTAGGACTCAGAACCAAGAAGAAACACTGGGATATGAACTCAAGAGATATTCTCTTTCTCTATCTCAACCACCTGCCACCAACATGTATATATACACCAAGAAAATATGTGAACTGTGTGTGCACACCGTtatttccttcactaggttacAAGACGTTTCAAAACATACATATTAAAATGGAATCAACGGTTCCAAGGTATTGTAACTGATTAAGTAAAGAGTGTAATCAAGATTGTATGAAAACGGTTATGGCAGCATATATAATCTTTATTATaagcattaaataattattataaaagAAACGCCAAAGCACTGCATGCATCcgttgaagaaaatgaagacatgAAACATCCAAGTCTTAAAAGGTAATCAAATAATATTATGTAGTTTAAaagttttgaaatattttaactACAGCAAATATAACGCTTAATTAATTCATAAAAGGATAAATGAAGGGAGTTTTCATGAAAAAGTTGACCACAATTTGAAGGAATGTGTTAGCTAGTTCTATTATGCAGTCTCTTGTTTGAAAGACTGTCGTATTCCCAAAACATGAACAAACATGCATCATAATAAACTAGGTCCACTATCTTAGATGGCAACAAAAGATTGTCAAATACAGTTACCAAATGGCTGCATGTCCAGAAATTACGATAGCAATTCACAGAACCAGAGAACCAAACTCCACAATTACTAATAATTCGAGCTTCACAAGATATGGCAGTATTTTCCTACCACAATTGATGAGACTATCAGTAAACAACTATACCACTAATAAGCTtcaaacaaaaataattataaataacaAAACACTTCCACAGCCACCCCATATGACCAGCACCAAACGTACGACATCAATTATGCTCACCGCGAATCCTCCTTGCTAACTGGATATCCTTAGGCATGATAGTGACACGCTTAGCATGGATGGCGCACAAGTTGGTATCCTCAAAGAGTCCAACAAGGTATGCCTCAGCAGCTTCTTGCAATGCAAGGACAGCATGACTCTGGAAACGCAGGTCAGTCTGCAACCACAGGAAAAAATACATAACTTTAGTCACAAtgattaagaaaaaaaacacataagACCTGAATCTCACACCAGTAATTGAACATTACCTTGAACTCCTGAGCAATTTCACGAACCAACCTCTGGAAAGGGAGTTTCCTGATTAGCAGATCAGTACTCTTCTGGTACTTCCTAATCTCACTGTTCCATCAACAACATTTCAATTATTAGAAAACATAACAAGATCAAGAAAATGGAAACCCTagtaaaataaacaaatataaaGGATTCCAGAAAAGGGTCACTGACCGAAGAGCAACGGTTCCAGGACGGTAACGATGCGGCTTCTTGATCTCACCGGTGGTTGGTACAGACTTACGAGCAGCCTAAAgtagaaaaaacaaaatcatgaaACTGTTAGCCAAAATTTCAAGCACTCAGTACAAAATTAAGAGAATAAGGATTGAGGTGATGATTCCAGAATAAACCTTGGTTGCAAGCTGCTTCCTGGGAGCTTTTCCACCGGATGACTTACGAGCAGTTTGCTTGGTACGAGCCATCTGTATATGTCAACGAccgaaaaaaaattcagaaaaacaCAAGAAAGTAAAACACCAAACACAACCAGAGAACAACATTTAAAGATCATGGACATTCTCGTCCCCTCAATCAAAACAATCATGACTACCGGTGAAACATAATTGTAACCTAATTCTTGTAAAAATCAATAGTGTGAATAAAAACGATGAATTTGGCAAATAAAATTATCGTCGGCTCCAAGATTAAGGCACATAGAACCCTaaaattagaaaagaagaatcaAATAATTCAATCGTTACGCAATTTGAAAAGCATCTAATCTTTCCAATTCAAATAGATAACAATAATGTAAAGAAAATTATCACAACTGAAGAATCAGTAAACCCTAATTCCCTAAATCTAGAAAAGACAGAACCCTAAAAGTGGAACAAATTGAAATATACCATATTAGAATGCAGAATCAAACAATTCAATTGTTACGAAATTTGAAACACATCAAATTTTCATATAGAGAACAATTGTGTAAAACAAATTACGATAACGAACAATCAGTAAACCCTAATTTCCAAAATcctgaaaggaaagaaaaaactaaCCTCGAAAGACTTTGATTCGTTCTTCTTCGAATTGAATTGAAGGGGGAAAAGGATCTAAAGATTTGCGAGGTTTGGTGATGAGGGCCTATATATAGTGCGGGCGTGGGTCAATGTTCGAATGCGTACAATTCACTCTCCGTATGTTTTCTCAGTTTGGGATCGGACGGTGAGTGAAGTGTTGAGTTGTAATTTCTCGAATTTAATAAACGGCTGCGATGTCATTCAGGATACAAGAAACGGATCATGAAGTCTAGTTGGAGCATTCACATTAGTTCCTTTAATTAACGAAAATCATTAATTTGTAAGTATCTTTTCAAGATAAGAAAACAAAATAGGGGAAATCAGAGAGAGAACCAAACAACCCCACAACACAAATAAGGACAGCCAACAACTTAATCCCACCCAATTTAGTTTAACCAATGTAACCCTTCAACCAGTACATCATACAGAAGCGAGTCTTTTTGAATCCCAACAAGGACGAGGCAAAGGGCGAATAcaacaataattaaaaaaacataggTACAATATATAGTATAGGATAAGATTTCTGTTTcgaattatttttataataaagaGCAAGCATTAGGCCCATGTCACTCGCCTATGACAATTATACTATGCCACATACGgccaatgtttttttttttaattaaaaaaacataattcatGACAAAAATAAATGGGATGCATGTGCGGATAAAATTTACACTTTCTCTTCATAATATGGTATGTTGCAGaaatataataattattcaacaaaaataaagcgCATATATTGACATAATTTAATACTCATCATTTGATATAAAAGCCTTTTCCTCCAATAATTAAGTATTGGGTTGGGAGGAGTAATTTGTAACACAGGAACACAAATTTCAGCAACTATACATCCTCTTAGTGAACCAAGTACCCTACTTAGTTAACCAATATATTCTATTGATAGAATACAACATCAAAAACTTCCGACAAAGCATTTATTTATGCCGGCCAATACTTCACGtcttcaccttcttctcctGTTATCGCCGTATGGGTCTTCGCTTTCCTTGTCCTTTAAGAAGCCCAGAAAAGCAAGAaatccaaaaaagaaaaatcctCCGGACCAGTTGCCtccgcctccacctcctccaccgcctccatcatcatcatcacgaGGCGGAAACCCAGAGTCACCATCATCAAGATCCGGTGACTTCTCCTGCTCCTTACCTGAAAGTTGAATTAAACCATGACAAGCAATTTAGAACATGCTTTGGAAGTCTCTACTTGCCATATATGAAGTTGACATGTTTCATAATGTTTTCCTATGAGTGATAAAGAAAAATGGGGTTCCAAGTCAGAAATAACCAACAGTAGAAGTCATAAATACACTAACAAGGccttttcacaaaaaaaaaaaaacactcacAAGTAACAAGGCAACAATAGAACCAAGTCAGAAATGCACCAAGAGAAAAAGATGGAGTAAAACATATTATGACAGTTGATCATTTAACTCTTTAAGTAGAGTGATAGGTCCTTAACTATTCTTCAATATTATACAAAACATTCTGATAGATGGAAAGATGATAATTATttgttaaaagtaaaaaaatcatTCTGACAAATGGAACGGATGATAAATTGATAATTGCAATGAAAGGGAAAGGCCCTGACTATAGTGACAGTGTGACACACATTTAACGAATCATAAATGTTTGTAATTAACAATTACCAGGAAGATGAGTAATTGTAGGAGACTGGCGAATAACAGTTTGAGTTTGCTCTGCACCACATCTTGCATTCTGCATATATCAGTGGATGTGTTTAGTTAAAGGGAGGATCGATAAAGGCAtcctattcaaaaaaaaaattattcaactcCTCTTCATATCATAACATTAatcaaatgttaaaaaaaatgatttcaacACAAAGTGTAAAATAACAATTCTATTGAATTTCATCAATTActtgcatttttatttttatagtaTTCTAGTCTAGTATAGTATAAAAATGGGGAAAATGATACCATGAAAAGAGTTTAATGTGAAAGTAACCACAAGGAGAGAAATTGTTAAGCTTAGTCAGTTATGCACTGAAGAT contains:
- the LOC130726908 gene encoding histone H3.3-like, which encodes MARTKQTARKSSGGKAPRKQLATKAARKSVPTTGEIKKPHRYRPGTVALREIRKYQKSTDLLIRKLPFQRLVREIAQEFKTDLRFQSHAVLALQEAAEAYLVGLFEDTNLCAIHAKRVTIMPKDIQLARRIRGEHN
- the LOC130724311 gene encoding protein YELLOW LEAF 1, choloroplastic-like — translated: MLATSAVASLPKLPPVRRGGHCSEENVATTPKPTRGLQMVNNSVSLSCTRLPFGPRTHSTQRAAIICAAALNARCGAEQTQTVIRQSPTITHLPGKEQEKSPDLDDGDSGFPPRDDDDGGGGGGGGGGNWSGGFFFFGFLAFLGFLKDKESEDPYGDNRRRR